Proteins found in one Sorghum bicolor cultivar BTx623 chromosome 1, Sorghum_bicolor_NCBIv3, whole genome shotgun sequence genomic segment:
- the LOC8083700 gene encoding F-box protein At5g46170, giving the protein MQSKHRIFAEDLLLAAEGEDHFDRVPDSLVLLIFNKLADARSLGRCSAVSRRFNALVPLVDDACLRIDRVIPADAADGGDALGGLAGGPRPRAVLSHLLKAMLQAVLKPFAHCDAKSAAHKHALLQQGQQQHHSPAQVLKNFSSIRNLRMELPVSDVGTDDGVVLKWKAVFGSTLQSCVILGGTKVERAASGSANASAAPPPAPHADAGDAAAAGGPDDSGSIPESFYTNGGLKLRVVWTISSLIAAATRHYLLREIVKEHPTLEQVALTDANGQGTLSMGRDQLREFRDKPLAAAAAANRTQVPACNMKLRYAPLLELSDGTRIHGATLVVIKPVGDAAGVGGRKELDEFVAGAFDGPFREAVAALSKRRTYLLEMNGF; this is encoded by the coding sequence ATGCAGTCCAAGCACCGGATCTTCGCGGAGGACCTGCTCCTCGCGGCGGAGGGCGAGGACCACTTCGACCGGGTGCCGGACTCCCTGGTGCTCCTCATCTTCAACAAGCTCGCCGACGCGCGCTCCCTCGGGCGCTGCTCCGCGGTGTCGCGCCGCTTCAACGCGCTCGTCCCGCTCGTCGACGACGCCTGCCTCCGCATCGACCGCGTCAtccccgccgacgccgccgacggcggcgacgcgcTGGGCGGCCTCGCGGGCGGGCCGCGCCCGCGCGCCGTGCTGTCGCACCTACTCAAGGCCATGCTGCAGGCCGTGCTCAAGCCCTTCGCGCACTGCGACGCCAAGTCCGCGGCGCACAAGCACGCGCTGCTGCAgcaggggcagcagcagcaccactCGCCGGCGCAGGTGCTCAAGAACTTCAGCAGCATCCGCAACCTCCGCATGGAGCTCCCCGTGTCCGACGTCGGCACCGACGACGGCGTCGTCCTCAAGTGGAAGGCCGTGTTCGGCAGCACGCTGCAGAGCTGCGTCATCCTCGGCGGCACCAAGGTGGAACGGGCTGCCAGTGGCAGTGCCAACGCCTCCGCCGCTCCTCCCCCAGCTCCCCACGCCGACGCTGGCGACGCCGCGGCCGCGGGCGGCCCTGACGACAGCGGCAGCATCCCGGAGTCCTTCTACACCAACGGCGGGCTGAAGCTGCGCGTGGTGTGGACCATCAGCTCCCTCATCGCCGCGGCCACCAGGCACTACCTCCTCCGCGAGATCGTCAAGGAGCACCCCACCCTGGAGCAGGTGGCGCTCACGGACGCCAACGGGCAGGGCACGCTCAGCATGGGGCGCGACCAGCTCAGGGAGTTCAGGGACAAGCCgctcgccgcggccgccgccgccaaccgCACGCAGGTGCCCGCCTGCAACATGAAGCTCCGCTACGCGCCGCTGCTCGAGCTCTCTGACGGCACCAGGATCCACGGCGCCACGCTCGTGGTCATCAAGCCCGTCGGCGACGCCGCGGGCGTCGGCGGCAGGAAGGAGCTCGACGAGTTCGTCGCCGGCGCCTTCGACGGGCCCTTCAGGGAGGCCGTGGCCGCGCTCAGCAAGCGCCGCACCTACCTGCTCGAGATGAATGGCTTCTAG